In Candidatus Hydrogenedentota bacterium, a single window of DNA contains:
- a CDS encoding VCBS repeat-containing protein, translated as MIAALVPLVLCGLTFVEQDIPDVDLRSVDPFSGQHNPNFLRADFDGDGTLDLLLPRYIAFQRGNGFSRTQIAPIPDFGESPHCDLWGRDIYLCLSNRIEIVRWDGTEWKRILSQQLVWPPGARFKTFGEPLYTDDSKALRFFKFLQDLNGDGKPEIIVPASDSVHVYRQGELFFEDVAQWDIYPPVQMISSMKPIWPERARTVDAMWSGWSCMLHVSGPILLTEVEDMESLDSPTVEYRIETRRLTFESGFAVAGEPEPPKVYTVPSKASRCKLNEDDVPDFVKYEVEKSKTGPIPFPVLTLTVSTDGGTSWTTVRSSVMMQQCFFADINGDKRLDMIAESNGLFQGGLRELATSYLTARSLTHTINIVPQQADGKFIQGHAISVRCPIRIDAPPIQNSPMFGAYQAGLLVNLTGDFTGDGLLDLAVHETPDRIAIYPNTGSGFALSSIAVVQTLPDSVFGLADVDGDKRADIVLRSKSASDELQSPAPSRLFLSRESTP; from the coding sequence ATGATCGCGGCACTCGTGCCGCTGGTCCTGTGCGGCCTTACATTTGTCGAGCAGGACATCCCTGATGTGGATTTGCGCAGTGTCGATCCGTTCTCCGGGCAGCACAATCCCAATTTCCTGCGCGCAGACTTCGACGGCGACGGTACTCTCGATCTGCTGTTGCCGAGGTACATCGCTTTCCAGCGCGGCAACGGATTCAGCAGAACGCAGATTGCACCCATTCCCGATTTTGGCGAGTCACCCCATTGCGATCTCTGGGGACGCGATATCTACCTCTGTCTGTCCAACCGTATCGAAATCGTCCGCTGGGACGGCACCGAGTGGAAACGCATCCTGAGCCAGCAGTTGGTCTGGCCCCCCGGGGCGCGGTTCAAGACGTTCGGCGAGCCACTCTACACGGACGACTCCAAGGCTCTCCGGTTCTTTAAGTTCCTGCAGGACCTGAACGGAGATGGGAAGCCGGAGATCATCGTACCCGCAAGCGATTCGGTGCACGTATACCGGCAGGGCGAACTGTTCTTTGAAGATGTCGCCCAATGGGACATATATCCCCCCGTGCAGATGATATCTTCCATGAAACCGATCTGGCCCGAACGCGCGAGAACAGTCGACGCCATGTGGTCAGGTTGGAGCTGCATGCTGCATGTCTCGGGTCCCATTCTTCTCACGGAAGTTGAAGATATGGAATCACTCGATTCTCCTACGGTGGAGTACCGCATCGAGACTCGCCGGCTGACCTTCGAGAGCGGATTTGCGGTGGCAGGAGAACCGGAGCCCCCGAAGGTCTACACGGTGCCCTCCAAAGCCAGCCGGTGCAAGCTCAATGAAGACGACGTGCCCGATTTCGTCAAGTACGAAGTCGAGAAATCGAAGACCGGCCCTATCCCGTTTCCCGTACTCACGCTTACGGTCTCGACGGATGGCGGGACCTCGTGGACTACGGTCCGCTCGTCGGTGATGATGCAGCAGTGCTTTTTCGCCGATATCAACGGCGACAAGCGGTTGGACATGATTGCAGAGTCCAACGGTCTGTTTCAGGGCGGTCTGCGCGAACTGGCAACATCCTATCTGACTGCGAGAAGCCTGACGCACACCATCAATATTGTCCCGCAGCAAGCCGATGGGAAGTTTATTCAGGGGCACGCGATTTCTGTTCGTTGCCCCATTCGAATTGACGCCCCGCCCATTCAGAATTCCCCCATGTTTGGCGCGTATCAAGCCGGTCTTCTGGTCAACCTCACCGGCGATTTCACCGGCGATGGACTGCTCGATCTGGCTGTTCACGAGACCCCCGACCGCATCGCCATTTATCCTAATACCGGGTCCGGCTTTGCCCTTTCGTCTATTGCCGTGGTGCAGACTTTACCGGACAGTGTATTTGGATTGGCCGATGTCGACGGGGACAAGCGCGCAGACATCGTCTTGCGCTCCAAGTCCGCCAGTGACGAGCTGCAATCGCCCGCACCGTCGCGCCTGTTTCTGTCGCGGGAGTCGACGCCATGA
- a CDS encoding ABC transporter ATP-binding protein, translating to MPPCIQTDKLTKCYRSVVAVGGLSLTVNDGEVLGLLGPNGAGKSTTLYMLCGLVPPTSGSVSLFGKDLSRNYLEVMSRVGVLVERPAFYNHLSARTNLQILSRLSGREVAIDRALDRVGLLHAAKTKAGVLSHGMRQRLGLAQALLTEPELLILDEPTSGLDVESTNEVLKLLRFLADEAKVTIVFSSHLLHEVELLCDRVAVLNKGRLIACDETESLVSFDQSQVEVLVDSPDAAARRLAEQAWVESTKVDAGRVYVRLKQGATPHQLTAFLVSSGYRITGIIPRRRSLQEYFLKVLNT from the coding sequence ATGCCTCCGTGTATTCAAACGGATAAACTGACGAAATGCTACCGGTCGGTCGTGGCGGTTGGGGGATTGAGCCTGACCGTGAACGACGGCGAGGTACTTGGCTTGCTGGGCCCGAATGGGGCTGGCAAGAGTACCACGCTGTACATGCTGTGCGGCCTCGTTCCACCGACTTCCGGATCGGTGTCGCTATTCGGTAAAGACCTGTCGCGCAACTACTTGGAAGTAATGTCGCGCGTCGGGGTGCTCGTTGAGCGGCCCGCTTTTTACAACCATCTATCCGCGCGAACCAACCTGCAAATCCTGTCCCGATTATCTGGGCGCGAGGTCGCCATCGACCGCGCTCTGGACCGGGTCGGTCTGCTGCATGCAGCCAAGACCAAGGCGGGCGTGCTCTCGCACGGTATGCGGCAGCGGCTGGGTCTTGCTCAGGCATTGCTTACGGAGCCGGAACTTCTCATCCTCGACGAGCCGACAAGCGGACTTGACGTCGAGTCTACGAACGAAGTGCTGAAACTGCTGCGATTCCTGGCCGACGAGGCCAAGGTCACCATCGTGTTTTCGAGCCATTTGCTGCACGAGGTCGAGCTGCTGTGCGACCGCGTCGCGGTGCTGAACAAGGGCCGCTTAATCGCGTGCGATGAAACGGAGTCGCTGGTGTCGTTCGACCAGAGCCAGGTGGAAGTGCTCGTGGACTCGCCCGATGCAGCAGCCCGGCGCTTGGCCGAGCAGGCCTGGGTGGAATCGACGAAGGTCGACGCCGGCAGGGTCTATGTGAGGCTGAAGCAGGGCGCCACCCCGCACCAGTTGACGGCGTTCTTGGTATCCTCGGGCTATCGCATAACGGGTATCATCCCGCGCCGCCGCAGTCTGCAGGAATACTTCCTGAAGGTGTTGAACACGTGA
- a CDS encoding flagellar biosynthesis anti-sigma factor FlgM yields MVGIQGLGGIPEPAPDRPSNVKDRRRDDSQTTVGKDDVLISSEAQAAARLQQLVQVAKQEPDVRNERVEAARQALEQGNYKKPEVVEAVAKKLSQLLG; encoded by the coding sequence ATGGTCGGTATACAAGGATTAGGCGGAATTCCCGAACCCGCTCCCGACCGTCCTTCGAACGTCAAGGACCGTCGACGCGACGATTCCCAGACTACCGTCGGCAAAGACGATGTCCTGATTAGTTCCGAGGCGCAGGCTGCGGCACGCCTCCAGCAACTGGTGCAAGTTGCGAAGCAGGAGCCGGATGTCCGGAACGAACGCGTAGAGGCTGCGCGTCAGGCCTTGGAACAGGGCAACTACAAGAAGCCCGAAGTTGTCGAAGCGGTCGCGAAGAAACTGAGCCAACTGCTCGGGTAA
- a CDS encoding iron-containing alcohol dehydrogenase: MPIPSSFRYAMPTEIVFGAGCFDQLADVIRPFGKRPFIVTGKNSARAIGALDRALAQLPRAAVFDAVEENPGTATCEHAADQCRQLGCDCVVAIGGGSPMDVAKAVAALAANSGRCNAYFGSEKLKHGALPIVAVPTTAGTGSEVTPYAVIVDNADNTKRTITAKALFPRVALLDPELTRPMPRSVTVSTGLDALSQAMEGIVSHKSTPVSDTLALDTIRRVRTFLPRAAQDGDDLEARSEMLYAAMLSGCVIAQTGTTLVHGMGYYYTLEFGIQHGLANGLLLTPLFQFNAQEAPEKVRTIVEALSGRTQTNASPVTQVAHELHALFRELDTSPAAKDHGVDESRLATFAKEVAADPYRYRNQIGNITQDLIEAFYRQSSEGGIV; this comes from the coding sequence ATGCCGATACCCTCCTCGTTTCGGTATGCCATGCCGACGGAAATTGTCTTCGGGGCAGGCTGTTTTGATCAGCTCGCCGACGTTATCCGCCCGTTTGGCAAACGTCCTTTCATCGTAACAGGAAAGAATTCAGCGCGTGCCATCGGCGCGTTGGACAGGGCCTTAGCCCAATTGCCTCGCGCCGCGGTTTTCGACGCCGTTGAAGAGAACCCCGGCACGGCAACGTGCGAACACGCCGCCGATCAATGCAGACAATTAGGCTGCGACTGCGTCGTCGCAATTGGCGGGGGCAGTCCGATGGACGTCGCCAAAGCCGTAGCCGCCTTGGCAGCCAACTCCGGACGCTGCAATGCGTATTTCGGTTCCGAGAAACTCAAACACGGCGCGTTGCCCATCGTCGCAGTCCCGACCACTGCGGGCACCGGCAGCGAAGTCACGCCGTATGCGGTCATTGTCGACAACGCCGACAATACCAAGCGCACCATTACCGCCAAGGCACTGTTTCCGCGCGTCGCGCTGCTCGACCCGGAGCTGACGCGGCCAATGCCCCGCTCCGTGACTGTCAGCACCGGACTCGACGCACTGAGCCAAGCCATGGAAGGGATTGTCTCCCATAAGTCGACTCCCGTCAGCGACACGCTTGCCCTGGACACGATTCGTCGCGTCAGAACCTTCCTTCCACGGGCGGCACAAGACGGAGACGACCTCGAAGCTCGTTCCGAAATGCTGTACGCAGCCATGCTTTCCGGGTGCGTGATTGCGCAAACCGGAACCACCCTCGTTCACGGCATGGGGTATTACTACACGTTGGAGTTCGGCATTCAGCACGGACTCGCCAACGGCCTGCTTCTGACTCCGCTCTTTCAGTTCAATGCGCAAGAGGCCCCGGAGAAAGTGCGCACGATTGTCGAGGCCCTTTCGGGGCGGACTCAAACGAACGCATCGCCGGTTACCCAGGTAGCGCATGAACTTCACGCCCTCTTCCGAGAACTCGACACCTCCCCGGCAGCCAAGGACCACGGGGTGGACGAGTCGCGCTTGGCAACTTTCGCCAAAGAGGTCGCGGCGGACCCGTATCGCTACAGGAACCAAATCGGGAATATTACGCAGGATCTGATAGAGGCATTCTATCGGCAGTCGTCCGAAGGAGGAATTGTCTGA
- a CDS encoding ABC transporter permease, whose product MIQRILTAYYAECLKAIRWKFSYLGPVLVVAMVLFAPLVQPIQRDGSGDYGFIAFATPMALNLLGLILLLSFCACLVSSETASGTIRLVLVRPILRHEYLAAKFLLGLSYALLLTVMTAVTSWVLVALFGDLSGVEYGGEVLYTGTQMATTYFFGILLTLAPQAAAVAYAIFISVVTRSTGASVGASIGIWVVLDAVKYPLHIAPILFSTYFETPWQVFTNRCSGIEATWTPGIYGCLGASLGSFAVFTILSAIILRRRNLQG is encoded by the coding sequence GTGATTCAGCGCATCCTAACGGCATACTATGCCGAGTGCCTCAAGGCCATTCGGTGGAAGTTCTCCTACCTCGGCCCGGTGTTGGTCGTGGCGATGGTGCTGTTTGCTCCGCTGGTCCAGCCTATCCAACGCGACGGCTCCGGCGACTACGGGTTTATTGCCTTCGCCACGCCCATGGCGCTGAACCTGCTGGGGCTGATCCTGCTTTTGTCGTTCTGCGCGTGTCTGGTTTCGTCCGAAACCGCCTCGGGCACGATTCGGCTGGTGCTCGTGCGGCCCATCCTTCGCCATGAATACCTGGCGGCCAAGTTTCTCCTGGGGCTGTCTTACGCGCTCTTGCTGACGGTGATGACCGCAGTCACCTCATGGGTTCTGGTCGCCTTGTTTGGCGACCTCTCCGGGGTGGAATACGGCGGTGAGGTTTTGTATACCGGCACCCAAATGGCTACCACCTATTTCTTCGGCATCCTCCTGACGCTCGCCCCACAGGCCGCCGCGGTCGCTTACGCCATCTTCATTTCGGTGGTGACCCGCTCGACCGGGGCCAGCGTGGGCGCGTCCATCGGGATCTGGGTTGTCCTGGACGCGGTGAAATACCCGCTGCACATCGCGCCTATCCTCTTTTCCACCTACTTCGAGACGCCTTGGCAGGTGTTTACAAACCGGTGTTCGGGCATCGAGGCGACCTGGACGCCCGGCATTTACGGTTGTCTCGGTGCGTCGCTCGGGTCTTTCGCGGTGTTCACCATCCTCTCGGCGATCATTCTGCGCCGCCGGAACCTTCAGGGATGA
- a CDS encoding tetratricopeptide repeat protein, translating into MGKSLFRSASTFARNVATHGKRLLLRQETLDDVVESVSKDTDKLKRAVKNAKSEGRYLEATRLTEKGRRAYNEKNFAKAEEYFRQAIVSDATYPLAYTYLGSALYKQEKVRDATQYWLQAIKLAPGSDAAARAEKHLHAIKLKKEEVIAELEDRFKK; encoded by the coding sequence ATGGGAAAGAGTCTATTTAGAAGCGCAAGCACGTTTGCACGGAACGTTGCGACGCACGGAAAACGTTTGTTGCTGAGGCAGGAAACGCTGGACGATGTCGTCGAAAGCGTCTCCAAGGACACCGACAAGCTGAAGCGAGCAGTCAAGAACGCCAAAAGCGAGGGCAGGTATCTGGAAGCGACGCGGCTGACCGAAAAGGGCCGCCGCGCGTACAATGAAAAGAACTTCGCGAAGGCCGAGGAGTACTTCCGCCAGGCAATCGTCTCGGACGCGACGTATCCCCTCGCCTATACCTACTTGGGAAGCGCGCTGTACAAGCAAGAGAAAGTCCGCGACGCCACGCAGTATTGGCTGCAGGCGATCAAATTGGCGCCGGGAAGCGATGCGGCCGCCAGGGCCGAGAAGCATCTGCACGCAATCAAGTTGAAGAAAGAGGAAGTCATCGCGGAGTTGGAAGACCGTTTCAAGAAGTAA